The proteins below come from a single Miscanthus floridulus cultivar M001 chromosome 1, ASM1932011v1, whole genome shotgun sequence genomic window:
- the LOC136539745 gene encoding beta-amylase 3, chloroplastic-like, which translates to MALTLRSWTSFLSPVDPTSKLLHKPADEAPPCCVAVPPAAPSRRPRALSAAAAAAPSPAAATDRAPAEALHGGGGAGQQHGLPRGGVPVYVMLPLDTVGPGGQLSRQRAVAASLMALRGAGVEGVMVDVWWGVVERDGPGRYDWEAYAELVRMVERAGLRLQAVMSFHQCGGNVGDTCNIPLPPWVLEEMRSNPDIVYTDRSGRRNPEYISLGCDSLPVLKGRTPIQVYTDYMRSFRERFRDYLGNVIAEIQVGMGPCGELRYPSYPEANGTWRFPGIGEFQCYDKYMQASLEAAAVAAGHEEWGRGGPHDAGEYKQMPDDTGFFRRDGTWSTEYGHFFLEWYSGMLLEHGDRVLAAAEAMFGSTGATLSAKVAGIHWHYRTRSHAAELTAGYYNTRDRDGYAPIARILTKRGAVLNFTCMEMKDEQQPQHASCSPELLVQQVKAAASKAGVELAGENALERYDEAAFSQVTSTARGAGLAAFTYLRMNKTLFDGDNWRQFVSFVRAMADGGARPALPRCNTGHSDLYVGFVDAAKGRKAPEAEGAATGAAL; encoded by the exons ATGGCTCTCACGCTGCGTTCCTGGACATCGTTCCTGTCGCCCGTGGACCCCACCTCCAAGCTCCTCCACAAGCCCGCCGACGAGGCGCCGCCGTGCTGCGTCGCGGTGCCCCCTGCCGCGCCCAGCCGCAGGCCGCGCGCGCTCagtgcggccgcggccgcggcgccctcaccggcggcggcgacggatcGCGCGCCGGCGGAGGCgctgcacggcggcggcggcgcgggccagCAGCacgggctgccgcgcggcggggtGCCGGTGTACGTGATGCTGCCGCTGGACACGGTGGGGCCCGGCGGCCAGCTGTCGCGGCAGCGCGCCGTGGCGGCCAGTCTGATGGCGCTGCGGGGCGCCGGTGTGGAGGGCGTCATGGTGGACGTGTGGTGGGGCGTCGTGGAGCGGGACGGCCCGGGGCGCTACGACTGGGAGGCCTACGCCGAGCTCGTGCGCATGGTGGAGCGCGCCGGACTCCGACTCCAGGCCGTCATGTCCTTCCACCAGTGCGGGGGCAACGTCGGCGACACCTGCAA CATCCCGTTGCCGCCATGGGTGCTGGAGGAGATGCGCAGCAACCCGGACATCGTGTACACGGACAGGTCCGGTCGCCGGAACCCTGAGTACATCTCTCTCGGCTGCGACTCACTGCCGGTGCTCAAGGGCCGGACCCCCATCCAGGTCTACACCGACTACATGCGCAGCTTCCGCGAGAGGTTCCGTGACTACCTCGGCAATGTCATCGCG GAGATCCAAGTGGGCATGGGTCCTTGTGGAGAGCTGAGGTATCCTTCATACCCTGAGGCCAACGGAACATGGCGTTTCCCGGGCATTGGCGAGTTCCAATGCTATGACAAG TACATGCAGGCATCGCTGGAAGCCGCAGCCGTGGCGGCGGGCCACGAGGAGTGGGGGAGGGGCGGACCGCACGACGCCGGGGAGTACAAGCAGATGCCCGACGACACAGGCTTCTTCCGGCGCGACGGCACGTGGAGCACCGAGTACGGGCATTTCTTCCTGGAGTGGTACTCGGGCATGCTCCTGGAGCACGGTGACCGCGTCCTGGCCGCGGCCGAGGCCATGTTTGGCAGCACGGGCGCAACGCTCTCCGCCAAGGTCGCTGGCATCCACTGGCACTACCGGACCCGGTCCCACGCCGCGGAGCTCACGGCCGGGTACTATAACACGCGGGACCGCGACGGGTACGCGCCGATCGCGCGCATTCTGACCAAGCGCGGCGCCGTGCTCAACTTCACATGCATGGAGATGAAGGACGAGCAGCAGCCACAGCACGCCAGCTGCTCCCCCGAGCTGCTGGTGCAGCAGGTCAAGGCCGCGGCCAGCAAAGCCGGGGTGGAGCTCGCCGGCGAGAACGCGCTGGAGCGGTACGACGAGGCAGCGTTCTCTCAGGTGACGTCGACGGCGCGCGGTGCGGGCCTGGCCGCGTTCACGTACCTGCGCATGAACAAGACGCTCTTCGACGGCGACAACTGGCGGCAGTTCGTGTCCTTCGTCAgggccatggccgacggcggcgCAAGGCCGGCGCTGCCGCGGTGCAACACGGGGCACTCGGACCTGTACGTCGGGTTCGTCGACGCCGCCAAGGGGAGGAAGGCGCCGGAGGCCGAGGGCGCCGCCACCGGCGCGGCACTGTAG